The Geobacillus stearothermophilus ATCC 12980 genome contains a region encoding:
- a CDS encoding YhgE/Pip domain-containing protein yields MHAFQLWLKEWKAILTNRKVLIPVIAVLFIPLLYSGMFLWAFWDPYNHLDELPVAVVNQDKGAMLDGKEIHLGKDLVEKLKENKQFDWHFVTEHEGEKGLKEQKYYMLIQIPDDFSRNATTLQDDHPKKLELIYKPNEGFNFLSAQIGQTAVEKIKNEVANAITETYAESMFDTIQTVADGLTKASDGAARLHDGLSQAQNGTNRLYDGMKKAQDGSETLYHHLATLAEKSVSFTDGLHQAASGSLQVQTGIETLYNGMKQMTTGQEKLLSGAKQAQQGTANLASGTRRVYEGMQALDARIPQLLQGSEQLSGGAEKLASSLAQWQQGAARVQTGATQVTGGLEQLAAQLDALIAQTPDPTQKAVYKQLKENVGELSFGSKQVENGIAQLNSSAQSLHSGASSLHEGARRLHEGHIALDRGVDKLLAGQQQLVNGADALANGQEQLVSGMNTMYEKMQEAAQGASQLAHGSGTLSSGLQTLAQGADQLQDGTRRLANGSQQVADGTKKLTNGTKHLQDGVNQLTDGSKELANKLKEGAEQASDVKANEAVYDMFAQPVNLHKEEINKVPNYGTGFTPYFLSLGLFVGALLLSIVFPLREPAGVPRSPLHWFLAKFGVLIGVGILQALLADVVLLVGLDLHVKSVPLFIVFSIVTSITFLSVIQFLVTVFGDPGRFIAIVVLILQLTTSAGTFPLELIPHSLQHFNAWLPMTYSIFGLKAVISSGDFSFMWENLSKLLLFVVAMMMGTLVYLTIQHRRQFATVIEQASEA; encoded by the coding sequence ATGCACGCATTTCAATTATGGTTGAAAGAATGGAAGGCCATTCTGACCAACCGCAAAGTACTGATTCCTGTCATAGCTGTATTATTCATCCCTCTTCTATACAGCGGCATGTTTCTATGGGCATTTTGGGATCCATACAATCATTTGGATGAACTTCCCGTCGCTGTAGTCAACCAAGACAAAGGGGCAATGCTCGACGGAAAGGAGATTCATCTTGGAAAAGATCTCGTCGAGAAGTTAAAAGAGAACAAACAGTTTGACTGGCATTTTGTAACCGAACATGAAGGGGAAAAAGGGTTAAAAGAACAAAAATATTATATGCTCATTCAAATCCCTGACGATTTTTCCCGGAATGCGACAACGCTGCAAGACGATCATCCGAAAAAACTGGAGCTCATTTACAAACCGAATGAGGGATTTAACTTTCTATCGGCACAAATCGGTCAAACTGCAGTTGAAAAAATAAAAAACGAAGTAGCGAACGCCATAACAGAAACATATGCCGAAAGCATGTTTGATACGATTCAAACCGTCGCTGACGGATTGACAAAAGCGAGCGACGGAGCCGCACGACTGCATGACGGACTCAGCCAAGCACAAAACGGAACAAACCGACTGTATGATGGCATGAAAAAAGCACAAGACGGAAGTGAAACGTTATATCACCATTTAGCGACACTCGCGGAAAAATCCGTGAGCTTTACTGACGGACTGCACCAAGCTGCCAGTGGCTCATTGCAAGTTCAAACCGGAATCGAAACGCTTTACAACGGGATGAAACAAATGACCACTGGGCAAGAGAAACTCCTCTCCGGAGCCAAGCAGGCTCAACAAGGAACAGCGAATCTTGCTTCAGGGACAAGACGCGTATATGAGGGGATGCAAGCGCTCGACGCCCGCATTCCGCAACTTTTGCAGGGTTCGGAACAATTAAGCGGGGGAGCCGAAAAGCTAGCATCGTCGCTTGCGCAATGGCAACAAGGGGCGGCTCGGGTTCAAACAGGGGCGACCCAAGTAACAGGCGGGCTTGAACAGTTAGCGGCGCAGCTTGATGCACTCATTGCTCAAACCCCCGATCCGACACAAAAGGCGGTGTATAAGCAGCTAAAGGAAAATGTTGGGGAATTATCATTCGGAAGCAAACAAGTCGAAAACGGCATTGCACAGTTAAATAGCAGCGCCCAATCGTTGCACTCTGGAGCCTCTTCTTTGCACGAAGGAGCCCGACGGCTGCACGAAGGGCATATCGCTCTCGATCGCGGAGTCGACAAACTGCTTGCCGGTCAACAACAACTTGTCAATGGCGCAGACGCACTGGCGAATGGCCAAGAACAACTCGTCAGCGGCATGAACACAATGTATGAAAAAATGCAAGAAGCTGCACAAGGAGCAAGCCAGCTTGCCCATGGCAGTGGAACACTTTCTTCAGGCCTGCAAACATTGGCTCAAGGAGCAGATCAGCTTCAAGATGGCACGCGTCGGTTGGCAAACGGTTCACAACAAGTAGCGGATGGAACGAAGAAATTAACGAACGGGACAAAACATTTGCAAGATGGTGTCAACCAACTGACAGACGGCTCAAAAGAATTGGCGAATAAGTTGAAAGAAGGAGCCGAACAAGCAAGCGATGTCAAGGCCAATGAGGCTGTCTACGACATGTTTGCCCAACCAGTGAATCTCCACAAGGAAGAAATCAATAAAGTGCCGAACTACGGAACAGGGTTTACGCCGTACTTCTTGTCACTCGGATTGTTTGTGGGTGCGCTGTTGCTTTCCATCGTCTTTCCGCTTCGCGAACCAGCAGGGGTTCCACGTTCGCCATTGCATTGGTTTTTGGCTAAATTCGGCGTCTTGATCGGCGTTGGGATTTTGCAAGCACTGCTGGCGGATGTCGTGTTGCTGGTTGGACTCGATTTACACGTAAAAAGCGTCCCGCTCTTTATCGTGTTTAGCATTGTCACTAGCATCACATTTTTATCTGTCATTCAATTTCTTGTTACCGTGTTCGGCGATCCAGGAAGATTTATCGCGATTGTCGTGCTGATTTTGCAATTGACAACAAGCGCGGGAACATTCCCACTCGAACTGATTCCACACTCGTTGCAACACTTTAACGCATGGCTTCCGATGACGTATTCGATTTTCGGATTGAAAGCGGTCATCTCAAGCGGTGATTTCTCGTTTATGTGGGAAAACCTCAGCAAGCTGCTTCTATTTGTTGTTGCCATGATGATGGGAACACTCGTTTATTTGACTATCCAACATCGCCGCCAATTTGCAACAGTCATCGAACAAGCTTCTGAAGCGTAA